The sequence below is a genomic window from Polyangiaceae bacterium.
CTGCTCGGGATCCGCCCGAATACCGAAGAAAAGGCCGCGAAACGCCCGATCGTGGGAGGTGTGTGATGACCATCGTGCTGCTGTGCGTGCTTTCCACCCTGCTCCTCGCAGGCCCCTTCGCGGCCAGCGCGGCGGGGCACCCCCTGGACCCGCTGACCAACGTGATCCTGACGGCCAGCGGCATCTTCACCTTCGTCCTGACGGCGATCGTGTTGATCGTCACCAAGCTGTACCAGAAGACCAAGGCCTCGGAAGCGTTCGTGCGAACCGGCGCCGGCGGTGTGAAGGTCATCCGTGACGGTGGCGCGCTGATCGTTCCCGTGATCCACGAGCTGATTCGCGTCAGCCTCCAGACCCTCAAGCTGGAAGTCGTGCGTGAGAATCAGGATGCGCTGATCACTCAGGACAAGCTGCGGGCGGACATCCGCGCAGAGTTCTTCGTGCGGGTGCAACCCGACCGGGACAGCATCTTGCAGGCAGCGCGCTCCCTGGGCGACTGCATGCAGGACCGCCAAGCGGTGAAGGCAGTGGTGGAAGACAAGCTCGTGAGCGCGCTGCGTACCGCGGCGGCCAGCAAGACCCTCGAGCAGCTCAACTCGGAACGAGACGAGTTCCTGGGCGAGGTGATGAAGCTGGTCGCGGAGGACCTGCGCTCCAACGGCCTGGTGCTGGAGACCGTGACCATCTCGAAGCTCGACCAGACGGACGAGCAGTACCTGAAGGCGGAGAACATCTTCGACGCCCAGGGTCGGCGGAAGATCGCGGAGATCACTCAGCTGAACCTCACCGAGCGCAACCGACTGGTGCGCGCCGGAGAGCAGGCCCGCAAGGAGCAGGACGTCCAAACCCGGCGTCAGGTGCTCGATTTCGAGCGCCAAGAAGCCGAAGCCCACGCCCGGCAACAGGCCGAAATCCAAAAGATCGAGGCCGACGCCGCTCGCGAGGCGCAGGAGAAGCGCATCGTGGCGGAGCGCGAGGTGCTGCTCGCCGGCATCGCCAAGACCAAGGATCTCGAGCTCGCCACGCGGTTGCAGGAGCAGGCCATCGAGGTGGCGGAGCGTGAAAAGCAACAGCGCATCGCCGTGGCGGAGAAGGACCGCGCGGCGGCTGAGCGGGAGCTGGCGACGGCGGAAGCCGAGCGCGAGCGCGCCCGCCAGATGGTGGAAACGGTGCGCGTGACCGAGGAGGCCAATCGTCAGAAGGAGAAGCAAGTCATCGACGCTCAGGCTCTGGCCGAGCAGATGTTCGTGTCGGAGCAGCGCAAGGCGGACGCCGACGCCTATAGTCGCCAGAAGCAAGCCGATGCCCAGAAGGCCGCGGCGGATGCCGAAGCCGAAGCCATTCGCAAGAGGGCTCAGGCGGAAGCAGAAGCCGAGCAAGCTCGCGCGGCGGGTGAGCGCGCTCGCGCCATGGTCCCCGTGGACGTGCGCAAGGCAGAGCTCGCCGTGGAGAAGGACCGCATCGCGAACGTCGTGAAGGCCGAGCTGGAAGCTCGGGAGAAGCACGGCAAGGTCGCCCAGGAATTCGAAATTGCAAAGCTCCGTGTGGAAGCGGAGAAGGAGGTGCGGATCGCAACCGCCCACGCCCAGGCCAGCCTGTTCACCAAGATGCAGGCGAACCTGTACGGCACCACGGCGGACGTGGAAAAACTGATGACGTCACTCCTCGCCGGGCAGCGTGTCGCAACGACTCTGGGTGGGTTTTTCGACACGGCCGACGACAAGACCCTGGGCGCCGCTCAGGGGCTGATGGACAGCGTGCAAGGCATTGCCTCCGCCGCGCGGGACCGCCTCGCTGGCCCGCCGGTGGCTCCCGCGGCGGATCCGGCGCCGGATCCGGAGCTGGGTGCACGCGAGCCGACCATCGATCTCGACGAAGCCGAGCTGTTGGCGGGCGAGTGAACCGAAGGCCGGCGAGGGAGCGTTCCCTCGCCGGCCGCTTTTTGTGTTGTTATCGCCGCGCCCGGCATGCACGACGAGAACGCTTTCGGCCTGTTGGTTTCTTACTACGACGTGGAGAACGACGAATACGCCCTCGAGCGCGAGGATTTCGTCGCGCGCTTCACCGAGTTCAAGAATCTGATGCTCGACTGCGTGGAGAGCTTTCCTCTCGGCGAATCGCTGCGCGCCGTCGACTTGGGACACGCCGTGTACGTGGAGATGGCGGATGGAGATCAAGAAGAGGATCCCATCGTGTGGCTCAAGATGGTGCGGGCGCGGCTCACTGGACGGGAGCTGCGGAGCGTCGGAGTGCTGAGCTACGGGAGCCGCTGGCTGGACGACGACGACGAGCTGCCCGAAGCGATCGACATGAACAAGGCGGAGTGGGTCAGCGTGTCGCGACCGAGTGAGCCGCTTCGCCGCGCGCTGTATGCGGAAACGGCGTCGCGACAGGACGAGGACGACGCCCCGGACGGCTGGGGGCCGGGCCTGTACGTGGATACCGAAGCCGTGGAAGCGCTGGGGCGTGCGCTCAAGAACGCGCCGACGCCCCTGGCCGTGGCCGGGGCGACGTTCTTCCGCGTGGCGCGCTGATTCCGCGGCGGACCAACAAGAAGCGTCAACCTGCCTGCAGGGGCGAGAGCTCGCTTTGCACGTCGCTGAGCTGCTTCTTGTGACGCGTCTCGAGCTCCTTGATCTTCTTCTTCGCGGCGCTCAGGGCGTCTTCGGCGGCCAGGATGCGGGTGACCAGCGGATTGGCGCCGGCGGGGGAGCCGCTCTTGTCGCCGAGGGCCTTGAGGTGACCGCGCAGGCGCTCGAGATCTTCCTGGATGGAGGCTTCTTCTGCCTGCGCCTCGACGGTCTCCTTCTGCGTGGCTTCGGCGTCTCGAAGCTTGGTCAGTGCGGCGCGGGCACGAGCGCGATCGACGTCCGGCAGGGTGTTCGAGTCCACCAAGCGTTCGAGCTGGTCGGAGGTCAGTGAATCCATCGACGTGCTTCGGGAGAGTGCTTCTTCGATCAGGAGCACATGCTCCCCGCGGGCGCGAGGCTTGGCGTGAAAGACGGCCAGGGGCTTGTTCGATTGAACGTCGTAGTCGAGCTCGTCTGCGCCGTTTACCTTGGAGTTGTTGACCACGTCGAGGGTGAGATACACGAGCCGAGGTTGCCCGCTGCGGTTCTTGACCTCGAGCACTCGACGGTGGTGACGAACGAAGTGCTCCACGAGGCGATCGTTCTGTAGCTTGAGTCGGCGTGGCTCGTCCTTGTACTCCGCGTTCTTTTGCTCGAGCTCCACGTCCAGATCCACGCCGAACTGGAAGAACGTTCGCTCCGACGGCTTCAGACGATCCAGCCCGGACTCGCCCGCGAAGGCCCCCCGCTCGTAGACGGCGATGGTCCCCGCGGGAATCGTCTGGCGAGTGCCGTTGGTCACTCTGAGGGCGCTGCGACCGGTGTCGGTCGGCTTGCCGAACCAGGTGACCCGGCGGATGGGGACCCGCTGGGCGAAGAAGGGCACCAACGTGGAACCGTGAGCGCGCAGCTCGATGCCTTGCGGAAGCGCGTAGCTGAACAGGGCGCCCGACTCGAGCCCCTCCGCGGGGGCCAGCGTGGCGAGGTTGCCGATGGCGAGCTCGCTGCTCTCGCCGGTGTAGGAGCCGCTCACCTTGGTGGCGCCCATGCGCACCCGCGGCGCGAGGCGCCCATGGCCGGAGCCGTAGCCCATGCCCATGCCCGTACCGCCGTACGCTTCCCCCACGCTGTCGATGTTGTCACCCCAGATCTGATCCGGCGTACGGTCCACGAGCTGCGGCACCGTGGACAGCTGCTCCGGCGGCTCCGCCAAGCCGCGGCGCGTGTAGCGAGGCGCGGCCAGGGGAAAGAGGAACGAGTCCGGGCGGCCGCTCACCAGATCCACCTTCACGGCGTGCCAGGCTTCGTCCGTATCGTTGTGAATCAAGGCCCAGCCCTGCAGCATGCCCTGCTCCGACTTGTCGTCCAGCACGATGCGATAGGACGAGCGCCACACCGGCGTCTCGGCGATGTAGCCCAGGGTGATCGGGCGGTTGCTCGAGGCCAAGACCCGCAGCGTCCGGCGCGAGCGTGCCGCGCGCGCACTGAGCGTACCCGCGGCCGCTGCGATGCGTTCGGCCAGCTCGGCATCGAGCGGGCGAATGCCGCGCACCTCCGACCCATGCAGGCGACGGATCTCGCCGCTGGTGGTTTCCACCAAGATCCAGGGATCGTTCTCGGCGGACGGGTGCTCTTCCGGCTCCTCCTTCTGTTCGCCGTCTTCCTTCGGCGCCGGAGGTTTCTCCTTGGGGGCATCGAACACGTCGAGCAGCTGTCCGTGGAACGTGTCTTCCGTGGTGCGCACCTCCACCTTGGCGCCCTTCAAGCTGGCGAGCAGGCTGCGATAGTCCACGGCCTTTTCTGCGTCTTGAGGCAAGCCGGCCAGCGCACGGGCCATTCCCTTGCTCACCACGCTGTCGAACTCGATGCCGCTGACGGTGGCCTGGCCGTCCTTGCCTACCACCACCAGAGTCTTCAGGGCATCGTCCACGTGAGCGGCGGGGACGGGCAGGCTCACTTCCGACGAGCCCAGGCGACCGCTGCGCTCGAAGTAGCCGACCCCCGTCTCGTACAAGCGAATGTGCTGCAGGGGCAGGACCCGCGTGGGCGCCTTGGCCGGCGGCTGGCCACAGGCGGGCAACAGACAAAATCCAAGGGCAAACAGCGCCGATTTCGAAGCCATCGCGACAACCGACAGCCTCGAGAGGCAAACGTTCCCGAGCTCAGGTCTCTTGGTCGAGAACCCGGCGCAGAAGCACCAAGAGCTCGTCGTGGCTGTAGGGCTTGGCCACGAAATCCGCACGAGGGTCATCCAGGGCGCTGATGCGCGCAGCCTCGGCGCTGTATCCGCTGGTGAAAACGACCGGGACGGTCTCGGACACGGAGCGGATCCACTCGTAGGCGGCTAGACCACCGAGCCCCGGCATCACCAAATCCATGATCACCAGGTCAATCGGGGACTTCCGGCTCGAAAACTCGCGGAACGCCTCCTCCCCGCTGGCGGCGGAGACGACGGTGTAGTCGTGTTCGAGCAGCGTGCGCTCCAAGGCGTGGCGGACGCCGGGGTCGTCCTCGGCGATCAGGATGGTCTCCCTGCCGCCCACGATGCGAGGCCGGATCTTCGTTCCCACGCTACTCGCCGGTCGCAGGCTGAGCGGCAGGTACACCTTGATCGTCGTTCCCACGCCGGGCTCGCTGTAGGCGTGGATCATTCCGTGGTGCTGCTTGATGATGCCGTAGGCGCTGGCCAGGCCGAGGCCGGTCCCCTTGCCCGCGTCCTTGGTGGTGAAGAACGGCTCGAAGGCATGCCCCAGGGTGTCCGCGTCCATGCCCTGGCCGCAGTCGCTGACGGTGAGCAGCACGTAGCGTCCGATCGTCGCCCACGGGTGCGACTTCCGGTACGCCGCGTCCACCAGGACGTTCTCCGTCTCGAGCACGATACGTCCGCCGTCGGGCATGGCGTCGCGGGCGTTCACGACCAGGTTGGTTACCACTTGCTCGAGCTGCCCGGGGTCGGCGGTCACGGCGCCGAGCTCACGCCCGAGGACGAGCTCCAGCGACACCTTGGGACCCAACACGGCCTCGAGCAGCGGTGACAGGCCCAATAGCACCTGGTTCAAGTCCAAGGGTACGGGGCGAATCACCTGACGCCGCCCGAAGGCCAAGAGTCGCCGGGTGAGGTCTGCGGCGCGCTCGCTGGCCTTCTTGATCTCGACGGCCATCGCGCTGCGGCTGTCGTTGCTTCCGAGCTGATTGCGCAGCAAGTCGGCGTAGTTGAGGATGACCGTCAGCAAGTTGTTGAAGTCATGGGCCACCCCGCCCGCGAGGCGTCCCACGGCTTCGATCTTCTGCGAGCGGACGAGCTGCTCTTCCAGACGTCGCTCCTGGGTGCGGTCGAACAAATAGCCGCGGAAGCCCACCAGCCGTCCGTGGTCGTCGAAATCCGCGACGACGTTCTGGGTGACGTGCACGGTTTCGCCGTCTGCCCGCCGGAGCTCCGTGTCGCGGCGGCGCACCCGCCGAACGCTAGCGAGCGTTGCCAAGAACAGATTGCCGGTGTCCTGTCCGGTGAAAAAATCGAGGATCGACCTCCCCAACAGCTGATCCGCACTAGCGAAGCCCAGTACCTCTGCCAGCTCGGTGTTGCACTGCGTGATGTGTCCGTGCTCGTCGGCGACGTAGTCCGCCGTGAGATCGTCCTCGAAGTGGCGCCGGAGGGCCTCCTCTGCACGGCGAGCGTCACCTCTCAGGCCCGCGACGTCGAGCTCGCGAAGCTCGATGGGGAGGCTTGCTGCATCGATGAGCTCGGCGATCGTCGCGCGAACGGAGGCCGTGCTCAGTCCCAGCCAGTCAGCCGCGCTCGAGTCGGCACACCGCACCGTCCCATCCCCGTTGGCAACGACGACGCCGTCTTCGAGCTTCGCGTCGAAGCGAAGCAAGTGGAGCAATCGGGACGCCATCCAGGCCTGGCAGCGATGGTATCCCGGCCCCAAGCCGGCGCAACGGGGACGAAGCGGGGGCGTTTCACCCCAAGCTTCGCTCGTACACGCGGTAGCGTTTGTAGATCTTGCCGCCCATGAAGCGAATACCGACGTTTACGGGCGCGTTGTCTTCCAGCGTCCAGGAGAGCTCTCCCCACTTCACGCCCAAACGCGCCGCGGAGTTGTTCATTTTGGCGTAAAGGTACGTGCTGAGGCCGCCGTACTTCTTCACACCGCGAAACTTCTTGCGGATTCCCAGAATGATGAGCCGCGCGGAGTTGGGCCCCTGGACCTTGAGCCGCCAGAGCAACTTGCCGATGGTGACCGGATTCAGCTTGCCGCGGAAGTCCT
It includes:
- a CDS encoding response regulator, giving the protein MASRLLHLLRFDAKLEDGVVVANGDGTVRCADSSAADWLGLSTASVRATIAELIDAASLPIELRELDVAGLRGDARRAEEALRRHFEDDLTADYVADEHGHITQCNTELAEVLGFASADQLLGRSILDFFTGQDTGNLFLATLASVRRVRRRDTELRRADGETVHVTQNVVADFDDHGRLVGFRGYLFDRTQERRLEEQLVRSQKIEAVGRLAGGVAHDFNNLLTVILNYADLLRNQLGSNDSRSAMAVEIKKASERAADLTRRLLAFGRRQVIRPVPLDLNQVLLGLSPLLEAVLGPKVSLELVLGRELGAVTADPGQLEQVVTNLVVNARDAMPDGGRIVLETENVLVDAAYRKSHPWATIGRYVLLTVSDCGQGMDADTLGHAFEPFFTTKDAGKGTGLGLASAYGIIKQHHGMIHAYSEPGVGTTIKVYLPLSLRPASSVGTKIRPRIVGGRETILIAEDDPGVRHALERTLLEHDYTVVSAASGEEAFREFSSRKSPIDLVIMDLVMPGLGGLAAYEWIRSVSETVPVVFTSGYSAEAARISALDDPRADFVAKPYSHDELLVLLRRVLDQET